A region of the Clostridium estertheticum subsp. estertheticum genome:
ATCATTTATAGATACTCTACCGCTGGCGCAGGCTTCTTTTGCAATGGTTCTTCTCTTTATGATTCTTGAAACTTTCAAATATTTATCTAATCTCATTTATACTTCCCCTTTTTAATGTTTTTTAGCATTATAAGAATTTATAAATTAAATCATCTCCTTCGGAGCTGCAATATTAACAACTTCAGAAGGAGATTTATACTGCCACTGAATTTTCTATTTGTTGAGGTATGTAACTCCCACTTATAAAAATGGGAGACTTTCCTTCTGAAATGTTGTTAAAGTTTCTAAAATAAAAAACCTAGATATACATCCAGGTTTTTTACATAATAGCAAAATTATTTATTTACTATATCTTTAAATTCTTTACCAGCTTTAAATACTGGAACTGTTGAAGCTGCAATTTGAATTTCTTCCTTTGTTCTTGGGTTTCTACCCATTCTAGCTGCTCTATCTCTTGTTTCAAAAGTTCCGAATCCAACTAATTGAACTTTTTCACCTTTTTCTAATGTTTCCTCAATGCTTTCTATAATTCCTTTTAGAGCTGCTTCCGCATCTTTCTTTGTTAAATTAGATTTTTCTGCAATACTTGTTATTAATTCTGACTTATTCACTTTTGTTACCTCCTTGTTATAAAATACGCTATTAAAGCATATTCTTCACTAATTTTGAATTTCCTTCTTTTTGACCAGTTTTTATTTTACAAATAAATTTATAATCTTTTAGATTTGTTCCATAATTTGTCCATATCTGCAAGTGACATCTGATTTAACTCCAAACCTTTATCTCTTGCATTTTCTTCTATGTACCCAAAGCGATTAATAAACTTATCTATAGTATAATTTACTGCAACTTCAGGGTCTATGTCAAGTAGTCTAGCGATATTTACTGTAGAAAACACCAAATCTCCCACTTCTTCTAGTATTTTTGCCCTGTTTTCACCTTTATATACATCCCTTACTTCTCCTAATTCCTCTATAACCTTTTCCATAGCATCTTCAAGACATTCAAAATCAAAGCCCACTTTTGATGCTTTTTGTTGAACTTTGACCGCCTTCATTAAACCCGGAAGATTTTTTGGAACATGCTTTAGAGCCTCGGTATAACTATTAAACTGTTTTTCCTTACTCTTAATAATTTCCCAACTTTCTAAAACCTGCTTCGTAGTCTTACTTTCTAAACTTTTAAATATATGAGGATGTCTGTTTATCATCTTATTTGTGATGCCACGAATAACATCATTTATATTAAAATATCCCTCTTCTTTCCCTATTTTGGCATGGAATATTACCTGTAATAATACATCACCCAGTTCTTCAATAATGTTATCCTCATCTTTTTCATCAATGGCTTCTAAAACTTCATAACATTCTTCGATAAGGCACTTTTTCAAAGATTCGTGGGTCTGCTCTCTATCCCACGCACACCCATTTTCATCTCGAAGTGTATCCACAACTTTAATTAAATCGTAAAAATCTTTTGTGGCATCTATTTTTTTTGGTATATATATTGACGTTAAATAATCAATATCCTTTTG
Encoded here:
- a CDS encoding HU family DNA-binding protein; the encoded protein is MNKSELITSIAEKSNLTKKDAEAALKGIIESIEETLEKGEKVQLVGFGTFETRDRAARMGRNPRTKEEIQIAASTVPVFKAGKEFKDIVNK
- the mazG gene encoding nucleoside triphosphate pyrophosphohydrolase produces the protein MIKVVGLGPGAIDSLTIGTLEILKNSENIYLRTEKHPTVDYLKTLCIEFETYDNRYEENNNFDDVYRSIAEDLVEKNKLYGDIVYGVPGHPLVAETSVKILIELCAKNKIDIEIFPAVSFIDAVIQGLKLDPIEGLKIIDAFDIENQVLDKRVGLLITQVYSLSIASDVKLALLEYYEADMEIYFVRAAGIKDLESIRKIYLYELDRQKDIDYLTSIYIPKKIDATKDFYDLIKVVDTLRDENGCAWDREQTHESLKKCLIEECYEVLEAIDEKDEDNIIEELGDVLLQVIFHAKIGKEEGYFNINDVIRGITNKMINRHPHIFKSLESKTTKQVLESWEIIKSKEKQFNSYTEALKHVPKNLPGLMKAVKVQQKASKVGFDFECLEDAMEKVIEELGEVRDVYKGENRAKILEEVGDLVFSTVNIARLLDIDPEVAVNYTIDKFINRFGYIEENARDKGLELNQMSLADMDKLWNKSKRL